The Triticum aestivum cultivar Chinese Spring chromosome 4B, IWGSC CS RefSeq v2.1, whole genome shotgun sequence sequence TAGGGATGAACACTCTCTTTCCAGCATGTTTTCCACTAATGCAACCCTGAAGTATGTTAGAAGATATGACCGAAATACGCTACAATAAACAACACTTGTAATGAACTGGCCATATGTTATTTTATTAAATCATGTAATTGGAGAAAACAAAATGCTTCAGAACACAAGTTATTAAAAAGTGGAAAATTGATGATCGTAAGTTTAACTGCATGTTCATACTCCTTTCTGTACAAGTGTACATATTTATCAAATCACACTGGTCGACTATGTTGGTTTGTAGATTACATACCAGCTTTTGATTGGTGGCAACACAAACACTTAACAAGTCTATTTCTGATGTCAATTTCAGTTCCATGCTCTCAACATCTTATAGAAAAATCACAACAACTTAAAGCCTAGGTGTATGTGCACCACACTGATAGCGACCAACAAGATTATCAGCTAGAAGCCTAGAACAACAAGAGATACTTTAAACACTAACAACATGAACAGAGATCATCCAGAGCAAAACAGAAGAACTGAGAGGGGGCGAGATGAGGCTCACCACCAAGTTTCGTCACTGGCGGTGGCACCGAGGATAGTGGCAACAACTTCTCAGTGAAGTGTGCTTCTCCTCCATGCACACGAGCTACAGGCCAGCCTCCACCTCTGAAATTGTTATCAAGAACTTAATTTGTGAACCGTTTGTCAAATGCCCAAGAGTCAAAACACTAACATAGAAGAAAAAATACTTCAGAGGCGGAATACTCTTAATGATGGCCACAATCATTTATTCATAGGACACTCTGTATTGTGTAAATATCAACAACTTGTGCACGAAACTTAAGAAATACACCCATAATAATACATAAAACAATATCTTATCTAGAAACAATATTGTAGTTAGAATTGAATGGAAAACATCAAACAATATGGTCATGTCAACCAGATCCACACATGGACAATTACCAGTGTAGTTACTTGTGAGCGAAGAGGAATTTGAGTCACTTTTGCAGCTCATATTTTGGTATTGTAAGAAGAAAAAGAGATAATTCGGCACTTCAGCCACATACAATGGGAGGCTTGAATTTCAGAATTTAACACCGTTATAACATTATGTAGTATGTACAGCAACATTAGCAACATCAACTACAGAAATCAGTACAAAGGTCGTAGGATGTCTTTAGAGTTTCAGAGTTTCAGAATTtcagaatttcagaattttatccTACAGCTAAGCAAAACCAAAAGAGCACTCCTGTCCACCATGCCAGCTCTTCTGGAAAAAGAGAAGTGCTACCAACTTATTATCGCCTAGCATTTTATTTGATAATGGAGCCGGATTTGATCGAAGTAAACAACCATGCCTTACTTTATCAGttacagctaatgaaaatcatgggGATTCAGGAAAACTATGACCAAGGAATAAAACGAAAAGAAACACAGTGGTCATTGTTGCTGAGTTTCACCATCGAAAAGAAACACACTGGTCATTGTCGCTGAGTTTCACCATCATCCAAAAGAAACACCATGGGGAAAATACTATAGGGATTGGAAGGGAGAGAGAAGACATGGTCGCTACTTACCGATGGATGGAGCAGAATCGTTGCCGTGGAGACAAGGCGGAGAAGGGCGGAGCTGGCAGCAGGAAGGACGATGACGGCAGGGAGGAGACTGATGGGAAATGCCAGAACCATTTACATGTAGCAGAGCCCATCCTACCTGCCCAAATTGCAAATAATCACTTTGAAATGTTGCCCAATCTTCTTACAGGCTAAATTTCCAGGTTATCAACAGCATGTCCAAGTAAAATCCAACCGCTTGGTCGGTCCCAAACATGGATTTGGCACGCAGTTAAGCAGTAAATCAGGCATCTGTGCTGTGCTAGGTGAGGAGGAAGTTACCATCTGGAGACCCCTTCTTCCGGAGGTGCTCTCCACGAAATTGGGTCGTGCGCGGACGTCCTGGATGACCGGCCTCTCGAATCCACGGGATGATGAGCGAGTCCCCTCGGGATACCTAGACCTGCACAGAGCAACGCCAAGGGCGACCATAAATCAAGGCCGGAACCGGACAAATCGGGGCGGTGACGGCGCCGCTCGCCTCCGAGGAGCGAGATTGAGCGGCGATTGGTTATCTTGTCCTCGACCCCCAGCGTCGAGGCGGTCGAAGATGATGGCCCGGTGGTCGCCCTCAACGTCGCAGAGGGCGTTGGTGCCGAGGTAGAGCGCGGcgccccggcgccccgccgcccaTCTTGACCGGCGGCAGCTCCCCCGTGCCTCTCGCTGCCGAGGATGAGGGGCGACGCGTAGAACCGGTTCACGTGGGGAAGGCGGGGCAGGCAGCGGAGAGGTGAGGGGGGCGGCAAGTGGAGTGCGGCGGTTGCGGCGAACACAATCGTGGGGCCTTTTTTTTAGGCAGCGCTAGGCGCTGGCGCACCGGCCCAATCTTTCGGCCGGTCGGCCCTTAGCCGTCTGATTGCTATTCGTGGAACCGTTAGATGCATCCCagattcgtctccttcctctccctccatCCCGCTGGGTCAACGCTGGCGCTTCTCTTTCTCCCTCGCTCACCTCCGCCCATCTCAGATAGTCACGTGTGCCGTCCAGCACGCCTAGCCCCCGGTCGGTTACAGCCCCGCCACCTATCGCCGCGCGGCCGTCGAGGATTGCAACACGGAAGTACTGCAACCATGGGTTAGAGCTGCAATCACAAAGAGCAGAAGATGAGTTGCGCTGGTACTTCCGACGACCATCCACATCTGGTTTGCCGTCGTTGGCTTTCACCACCCGTGGTCAGCCAAAAAGAACAAATCTCGGGAACAAAAAAATGGCGTCGCTGGTGGTAACAAATCACAAACACAGTTCCAACAAAACACATCGCAGGTTCCAGCAAAAATTATGCCTCTGTCACCAGCGGTCCGCAAATAAACATCAAGACGATCCAGCAAAAACTTacctgttgtagcaaaaaaaagatTATTGTTTCAGCAAAGATAAAATGTGGTTCCAACAAAAATCACTCAGCAGGGAGACTCAGTGGTTCGATTGTAGCAAAACAAAAAAGAATGTAGCAAAAAAGATTGCTACTTCCAGCGAAAATAAGCACTGGTACCAACAAATAAACTCAAACAACCGGACTCTAGTTGTACGATTGTAGCAAATAAAAAAACTAGTTCCAGCAAAATCAATTGCCGATTCCAGCAAAAAACGCCACCCAATTAATGATCTGTAGCAAAATCTgtagccggttccagcaaaaatcgcCACCGGTACCAGCAAGAAAAAAAAGCGGTTGTAGCACTAGTGCCGCCTGCAAAAACGCCCTGTGATTGTAGCTCTGACCATGGCCGGTTCCAGCATCTACCCATGCTGGTTCCAGCACCGCGCGAGACCGGTTCCAGCACAGCTCTCGTTGGCCATAGCATCCCGTCGGACTTGCAGCATGAGTGCGTGGGCTCTCTGTCGTTGGTCGCAGCAACACCGCTCACCGGTTCGGCATGCCGCCTGCCTCCCCGGGTCACCATCGTTCCAGCTCCTCCCACCCCGTCAGTGTGCCGATTAGTGCTGCTCagaagctcgccggagacgtggtcGTCCCCAGCAGCACCGACGTGATAGCCTGCATCACAGGCAATGCCTCCCCTCCTCACGATCGGAGCCGGTGTAGAGCTAGAGGATTTGGGAGCGGAAGCTGGCTGGTgtggaaaaaggaaaagaaggaaaGCGAATGGAGCGGATGGGGTTTGACTGCGAAGAGATAAG is a genomic window containing:
- the LOC123091385 gene encoding uncharacterized protein gives rise to the protein MGSATCKWFWHFPSVSSLPSSSFLLPAPPFSALSPRQRFCSIHRGGGWPVARVHGGEAHFTEKLLPLSSVPPPVTKLGAFCLVAPIGSIEDLLSMLLRPLILHYSASLMNNSRLR